A stretch of Planococcus citri chromosome 5, ihPlaCitr1.1, whole genome shotgun sequence DNA encodes these proteins:
- the LOC135847739 gene encoding uncharacterized protein LOC135847739 isoform X4, translating to MEADQSLDVEMTEAAPKLYDIIHPTPVSLKELSAMEVILKIWRREVNEYRTSRKLRNFENYKPRIEITRIKTILPDLHCTIYKTIEKLLTSFVDSFVSWLREHLTRIFDNYYAPANCILKYFDDFVLDYDGSIHYTKTAERMIRCVGFDADIKFKIACLYFFEDDIRRIWPSVSRQLRDFASFRKFPQLYYWIYHLRKEAGQLPISTIDWFNNTRTVDEKMFNMHMPRNRPLLEYFWNRIPVEKQIERARHVNVDQLDFVRFFLPKLTDRQLDELVNSEHHSGGFYTLFRRFHRKQDIVLRIWSYIRSKNIMDKSTFTRLVVDFILDYGRRRGERDEFDYKSWDYLCSKIWNDSPLDFKQSAISFISSDIGWLEHITIRRQIHVEFLLLILQYASLKERYSFWHTCWKKMIEAVRPEDLQRMTQLCLKNEGEITQFKQNFIFTSEEALQVCLTLLEYAHFDDLNAYVSFCCPKSQAARNFKERILRSAFLSENGQLPNEIVCEAEKFGHFVEDVSTDVKNRLIASRTFLFCLSRSICREPVPLEKLAGFIDIFASTEDALKQIKMSLIEMLKEYVTTCLGTQTNRREDVFVRDDFNSTLLWILGSNEAVEEFKLSCTP from the coding sequence atgGAAGCCGACCAAAGCCTAGACGTAGAAATGACCGAAGCAGCTCCAAAACTATACGATATTATTCATCCTACTCCGGTATCGTTAAAAGAACTATCAGCGATGGAAGTTATCCTCAAAATATGGCGTCGTGAAGTAAACGAATATCGCACGAGTCGAAAATTGAGAAACTTCGAAAACTACAAACCACGAATAGAAATTACCCGGATAAAAACTATACTTCCTGATTTACACTGCACGATTTACAAGACGATCGAAAAACTTCTCACCTCATTTGTGGATTCATTCGTATCTTGGCTAAGAGAACATCTTACCCGAATATTCGATAATTACTATGCTCCAGCGAactgtattttgaaatatttcgatgaTTTCGTATTGGACTACGATGGCTCGATTCATTACACCAAGACAGCCGAACGTATGATACGTTGTGTAGGATTCGATGCAGATATAAAGTTTAAAATCGCCTGCTTGTATTTCTTCGAAGACGATATCAGGCGAATTTGGCCCTCTGTATCGAGACAGCTGAGAGATTTTGCTAGTTTTCGCAAGTTCCCGCAGCTGTATTACTGGATCTATCATCTCAGAAAGGAGGCAGGTCAATTGCCAATCTCGACCATCGACTGGTTCAATAATACTCGTaccgttgatgaaaaaatgttcaatatgCACATGCCTCGTAATAGACCTTTgttggagtatttttggaatcgtatcCCTGTTGAAAAACAAATAGAACGAGCTCGACACGTTAACGTTGATCAGTTAGATTTTGTTAGAttctttttaccaaaactgaCCGATCGGCAGCTCGATGAGCTCGTGAATAGTGAACATCATAGTGGCGGATTTTATACCCTGTTTCGCCGTTTTCATCGCAAACAAGATATCGTTTTAAGAATTTGGTCGTACATTCGGTCGAAGAACATCATGGACAAGAGTACTTTTACACGTCTTGTCGTTGATTTCATACTAGATTACGGTCGTCGTCGTGGTGAACGTGACGAGTTCGATTATAAAAGCTGGGATTATTTATGCAGTAAAATATGGAACGATTCTCCACTTGATTTCAAACAATCGGCGATTAGTTTTATTTCATCGGATATCGGATGGTTAGAACATATTACAATTCGTCGCCAGATACACGTCGAGTTCCTATTGCTTATTCTACAATACGCTTCTCTCAAAGAAAGATACTCGTTCTGGCATACctgctggaaaaaaatgatcgaagcAGTCCGACCCGAAGATTTGCAACGAATGACGCAATTATGTCTTAAAAATGAAGGTGAGATTACTCAGTTCAAACAAAACTTCATATTTACCAGCGAAGAAGCCCTTCAAGTTTGCCTCACGTTATTGGAATACGCGCATTTTGACGATTTGAACGCCTATGTGAGTTTTTGCTGTCCCAAATCGCAAGCAGCGAGAAACTTCAAAGAACGAATCCTGCGATCAGCTTTTCTCAGTGAAAATGGTCAACTCCCTAATGAGATCGTCTGCGAAGCCGAGAAATTTGGTCACTTTGTCGAAGATGTTTCGACCGATGTTAAAAATCGTCTTATAGCATCGCGtacatttttgttttgcttATCGAGAAGTATTTGTCGCGAACCAGTTCCTTTGGAAAAGCTCGCCGGATTTATTGATATCTTCGCTTCAACGGAAGATGCTCTAAAACAGATCAAGATGAGTTTAATTGAGATGTTGAAAGAGTATGTGACCACTTGTCTAGGTACACAAACTAATCGCCGTGAGGATGTATTCGTCAGGGATGATTTCAACTCGACTTTACTTTGGATTTTGGGAAGTAACGAGGCGGTTGAAGAATTCAAATTAAGCTGTACTCCTTAG
- the LOC135847535 gene encoding transcription factor Sox-3-like produces the protein MVSGMFDTLSTSVNAVLPSNKNTRIKRPMNSFMVWATEQRKIIRKQNPDAVNSQLSKQFGAIWKTMSKEEKAPYEAKAKKLTEIHRLKYPGYKYQPIRKQKATSSKKIEKDDRANTTCSASRIMASTLLCTGSFIYNSTKGTSISSGTFPQYTKGPNCIKTPQPFTTTGPPNVISTQLPNSGYYSSSSAVISSQFRNSGHYSSSSAVNSSQLPNSGYYSSSSAVNSSQLPSSGCYSSSSAVNSSQLPNSGYYSSSSAVISSQLPNSGYYSSSSAVNSSQLPNSGYYSSSSAVNSSQLPNSGHYSSSSSVISSQLPNSGYYSSSSAVISSQSPDSGYYSSSSAVISSQSPDSGYYSSSSSVISSQSPNSGYYSSSSAVISTQLPNSGHYSSSSAVNSSQLPNSGYYSSSSAGQFSAHEPSTGQKNWPTYSTCGGSADFSAVPSTYANPQPSIQPLSETEQCGDLSSWYDDDEVRSVFLSV, from the coding sequence ATGGTTAGTGGTATGTTTGATACGTTGTCCACTTCGGTAAACGCGGTTTTACCCTCTAATAAAAATACGCGAATAAAACGACCAATGAATTCGTTCATGGTTTGGGCTACGGAGcaacgaaaaataattcgaaaacaGAATCCGGACGCGGTTAATTCCCAATTATCGAAACAATTTGGAGCAATATGGAAGACTATGTCTAAAGAAGAAAAGGCTCCGTACGAGGCGAAAGCCAAGAAATTGACCGAAATTCATAGATTGAAATATCCCGGTTATAAATACCAGCCCATAAGAAAACAGAAAGCAACcagcagtaaaaaaattgaaaaagatgacCGGGCCAATACGACATGTTCAGCTTCACGGATCATGGCTAGCACACTATTGTGTACTGGATCTTTCATCTATAACTCTACCAAAGGTACATCGATTTCTTCTGGCACTTTTCCGCAGTATACCAAAGGTCCGAATTGTATTAAAACACCGCAGCCATTTACTACCACGGGCCCTCCGAATGTGATTTCAACTCAACTTCCTAATTCGGGATATTATTCCAGTTCTTCGGCTGTGATTTCGTCTCAATTTCGTAATTCAGGACATTATTCCAGTTCTTCGGCTGTGAATTCGTCTCAACTTCCTAATTCAGGATATTATTCGAGTTCTTCGGCTGTGAATTCATCTCAACTTCCTAGCTCAGGATGTTATTCCAGTTCTTCGGCTGTGAATTCGTCTCAACTTCCTAATTCAGGATATTATTCCAGTTCTTCGGCTGTGATTTCATCTCAACTTCCTAATTCGGGATATTATTCCAGTTCTTCGGCTGTGAATTCATCTCAACTTCCTAATTCAGGATATTATTCCAGTTCTTCGGCTGTGAATTCATCTCAACTTCCTAATTCTGGACATTATTCCAGTTCTTCGTCTGTGATTTCATCTCAACTTCCTAATTCTGGATATTATTCCAGTTCTTCGGCTGTGATTTCATCTCAATCTCCTGATTCAGGATATTATTCCAGTTCTTCGGCTGTGATTTCATCTCAATCTCCTGATTCAGGATATTATTCCAGTTCTTCGTCTGTGATTTCATCTCAATCTCCTAATTCAGGATATTATTCCAGTTCTTCGGCTGTGATTTCAACTCAACTTCCTAATTCTGGACATTATTCCAGTTCTTCGGCTGTGAATTCATCTCAACTTCCCAATTCAGGATATTATTCCAGTTCTTCGGCTGGGCAGTTTTCGGCTCACGAACCCTCCACTggacaaaaaaattggccaactTATTCTACTTGCGGAGGTTCAGCTGACTTTTCCGCGGTGCCATCAACATACGCAAACCCACAGCCTTCAATTCAACCTTTATCAGAAACGGAACAATGCGGTGATCTTTCTTCCTggtatgatgatgatgaagttaGGAGTGTTTTTCTTTCGGTTtag